The following is a genomic window from Oceanispirochaeta sp. M1.
AGAGCCCGCCCCCGTAACTGCCTGCTATCATACGACTCCTGGAATCGCCCAGGACAGCTCTGGCTGCAGAAAGCTGCCTGCTGTTTTGACCTGCAGCTGATGCATTAAAACTTCGGTCCAGTATAAATAAACCATCCTCTTCACTACCCGCAAGGATGCGCTGATCATCCAGAGCCTGAAGAAAAGTAACATTCCTTAAATCCGATGCAAGAGGCAGCACAGACTGACTGTCCAGACGTATCCGTCTCAGTCCACGGGACTGGGTACCTGTAATAAGTCCGGTACCCACAACAATCCCGCTCTGGAGACCTCTGTAATCCTTCTCATCCGGAATATCCAGATAAATAAGCCTGCTGTGTCTTTTTGAATATACACCCACACTGCCGTATGAAAGAAACCAGATTCGTTCATGGTCCGGAAGTATGGTCTGCATGGTTTTGATGGCAAGAGAGTCCTGCCCTCTGATAAAGGATTTCCAGCTCTTTTCAGATAATGAATAACGGGCAATATCCCCGCTTCGGCTGCCCATCCACAGATCATCTCCATCGGCAGCCAGTGCAGAGATATGTTTATCAAAAAAGATATCATCCGGAAGCTCTATAAGCTCCTGATAAAGAAGTCTTTTTAATGCTGTTCTACTTAAAGGGTCAGTTTCTGAGAACAGCAACTCTTCCAGTACTGTTCTCAGATTGGATTCTTTCAGATAATCCCCGTTGATCCTGTATTTCAGCAATAACTCTTCATTTGCAGAAAAGTCAGCTGCAGAAAAGTCATCTGCAGAACAATATAAAGTTGTCTGAAAAGACAGTAAAATCAGAAAGATTGATAAGAAAGAGAACTTGTTCATTTGACTCCGGTAGAACCGAAACCGCCGCTGCCTCTGGCTGTATCCTCAAGGTTATCAGTGAACTGAAAATCAGCTCTTGTCACTGGTGCTATGATCAGCTGGGCAATTCTTTCGCCCCGCTCAATAACAACATCCTCCCGGCCCAGGTTGATCAGGATAACCATAACATCCCCTCTGTAATCTGCATCGATAGTTCCCGGAGTATTTAAAACTGTGAGACCCTTCTTAACAGCCAGTCCGGAACGGGGTCTTACCTGTCCTTCATACCCTGAAGGGATTGCCATACGCAGTCCTGTGGGGATCAGTTTTCTTTCCCCGGGAGCAAGAGTAACAGGCGAATCTACACAGGCCCTGAGATCGGCTCCCGCCGAATCTTCTGTTCCGTAATGGGGCATCATGTCCTCGGGACCGGTCAATTTAACAGCAACAGTATCCATTTAAGTCCTCATTATTATTCTATCTATGAAATTTAAACAAAAAAACAGCCCCTGAAACAGGGACTGTTTGATTATAGCATATCAGAGATTTATGAAAATCCCTTTAATCTGCTTAATAATTATCTGCGGTTCATACCACCGGATTTGGATTTCCAGTTTTTATCCAGAGCATCTACGACACTCAGATTGATTCTGCCCATTCTATCTACTTCGATAAGACGAACTTCAACTTCCTGACCTTCTTTCAGAACATCGGAAACATTGTTAACACGCTCTGCAGAAATCTTGGAAATATGACAGAGACCTTCTTTACCGGGAAGGAACTCCATAAAGGCACCAAAATCCATAATACGTTTTACAACGGCTTTGTAAAGTGTTCCTACTTCGGGTTCTTCGATCATACCTCTAATCATGGCTTCAGCCATATCGGTACCTTTCTTTTCTCTACAGAAAACATTTACAGTACCGTCTTCATCGATATTGATCTTTGCACCGCTCTTCTCAGCCATACCCTTGATATTTTTACCACCAGGTCCGATAAGGAGTCCGATTTTATCAACATCAACCTTGAAGGAAGTTACACTGGGTGCAAACTCAGACACTTCACTGCTGGGTTCAGAAATTGTTTCGTTCATGATCTTAAGGATATGCAGACGTCCTTCCAGAGCCTGTGAAAGTGCTTTTTTCATGATTTCAATGCTGATTCCGGGAATCTTTATGTCCATCTGGAAAGCTGTGATTCCTTCTTCAGAACCGGCAACCTTGAAGTCCATATCACCCATATGATCTTCTTCACCAAGAATATCAGAGAGAACAGCAAAGTCATCCCCTTCCTTGATAAGACCCATGGCAATACCGGCAACAGGTCTTTTAAGGGGAACACCGGCGTCCAGAAGACTCAGTGATCCACTACAGATTGTAGCCTGTGAAGAAGATCCGTTTGATTCCAGGATTTCTGAAACGACACGGATAGTATAGGGAAATTCTTCCTTGGAAGGAAGAACACCTTCTATGGCTCTCTGAGCCAGGTGACCATGACCGATTTCACGGCGTCCGGTACCCAATCTTCCTGTTTCACCTACTGAGTAGGGAGGGAAATTGTAATGAAGCATGAAGTTAGCTCTTCTGTCTCCATCGATATCGTCCATGATCTGTTCATCCTGAACGCTGCCTAGAGTGGTAACACCCAGAGACTGAGTTTCACCACGAGTAAACAGTGCAGAACCATGAGCTCTGTCCAGCATATCGATTTCACAGGAGATGTCCCTGATTTTGTCACTGGCACGTTTATCACAACGGACATTCTTTTCAATAATGGATTTTCTGATAATGACTCTTTCAAGTTCTTCGAAAAGGTCACCCACCAGTCTAATCTGCTCTTCAGGAATGTCTGCTTCGTACTTGGCAAGCATTGCTTTCTTGATAGCCCTGATGGCATCACGTCTTTCGAACTTACCGTCCATGAATACTGCAGTTTCCATCTGGGGAAAAGCTTCGGCGTACATTACGTCCCACTTCTCAAGTTTGATGGTCTTTTCTACCAGGGGCAGTTTTTCTTTTCCGCATTTCGCAGCCATATCGGCCAGGAAGTCACAGAGATCAGCAAGAGTCTTTTCAGCAGCCTGAATGGCACCGAGCATCATCTCTTCTGATACTTCGTTAGCTCCACCTTCAACCATGCAGATACCGTCATTAGAAGCGGCTACAATAATATCGAGCTCTCCCTCTTCGATCTGTGCAAATGTCGGGTTGATGATGTACTCACCTTTTATGGAAGCAACTCTAACAGCCGCAACGGGTCCGTTAAAGGGAATGTCTGAAATCATAACAGCAGCAAATGCTGCAATCATACCCAGTACATCAGGAGTATGTTCCTGGTCTGTTGAAACAGTCATGGGTACTACCTGAATTTCACGTCCGAAATCCTTATAGAAAAGGGGTCTCATAGGACGGTCGATCAGACGGGATACAAGGATTTCCTTGTCTTTGGGTCTGGATTCTCTTTTGAGAAATCCACCGGGAATTTTACCGGCAGCGTAATAACGCTCGTTGTAATCTACTGAGAGGGGAACATAATCGAGTCCCTCTTTTGGTTCTGAACCACAGCAGACAGTTGCCATAACAGCAGATCCACCACAGCGGGCCAAAACGGAACCATTAGCCTGTTTAGCCATTTTACCTGTTTCCAGGATGATTTCATCTTCACCGAGTTGAAATTTAAAAGTTTCCATATAATTTCCTTTGATGATTAACATCTACGACTGCAACAAGCCGGAGCCTCCCCCCGGTTTAATAGCAGCCGTTTTTTCTTAAACGATCTTTTATAAAAAAAACCCGACACTTAGGCCGGGTTTTTCTTATTTTCTAAGACCGAGTTTAGCAATAAGTGATCTGTAACTTTCGAGATCTTTTCTCTTAAGATACTTCAGCAGCTTTCTACGGGAACCTACCATTTTAAGCAGTCCACGTCTTGAAGCATGATCTTTCTTGTTTGATTTAAAGTGATCCATTAAATCTTCAATTCTTTTTGTAAGAAGAGCGATCTGCACTTCAGTAGAACCGGTATCTGTACCGTTTGTTCCGAACTCTTCAACAACATTCTGTTTGTCTTCTTTGGTTAACATTATTAATTAACACTCCTAATAAAAATATAACAGGCATACACCGATTGAAAGCAGAGCAACGCCCTGTCAGAAATCAGCACCTGAGCTAACAATATTACCGAAATCAGTATAAAAGTCAATCTTAGATTCAGTTCTGCAGATAAATAGACTACAAGTGAAATCCTTTAAGAACAAAGATTTATTTTGTACTGATATCTTCCGTCTCTATACTCCAGAACCGCTTTCAAAATACCCTCACTGTCTTTAAGCAGCAGGTACTCCGTTTCGTCATTTTTAAGAACAATTGAATCTTGAGCAGGTACCGATAAAAATTCCTTCCTGAAGGGGATTCCATCCTTCATTCTCTTTAGACCAAGCTCATTCAACGTTAGTATTCTGGAATTTCCCAGCTTCAAAAAGAATTCTTCCCATGAATAAAAATCTGCGGGGCCTCTGAAATTCTCCACATCCACTGCAGTATCCAAAGAAAATGGTCCAACAGCTGTCCGTACCAGTTCCTGAACATAGGCTCTGCTATTACAGGCTGTTCCGATATCTCTGGCCAAAGAACGGATATAGGTCCCTTTTGAGCAGTGAACTCTTAGTTTCAGATCATTATTCTCATATCCGAGAATCTCAATATCGTGGATTGTAATTTCCCTGGAAGGCATCTCCACTTCTTTACCGCTTCGGGCAAGCTCATGAGCCCTTCTCCCATCTATGTGAATAGCGGAATAACGGGGCGGAGTCTGAGATATTTCACCTTTAAACTGATGTATGACCGATTCAATGGCCTCAAGTGAGGGAGGATCGGCTTCGGCAACTGTTTCACCCTCTGGATCCAGGGTATCAGTTTCTCTTCCGAAGCGGATCAGTGCTTCATATTCCTTATCCAGATCGGTGATCAGGGCGTTCATCCTGGTCAATTTTCCGGTCAGAAGAATAAGGAGGCCTTCGGCAAACTTATCAAGAGTTCCCGTATGCCCTACTTTCCCGGTATTCAGGACTTTTTTAATGCGTCCAAGAGCCTGAAAGGAAGTAACACCCGGTTTCTTATGTAAAAATATAATCCCTCCCCCGCCGACAGGCAGCGGTGAAGAGATTATTCCTGTATCATTCTTCTTCTGTTTTATCATGTAACAGATGTTCAATCTTCTGGTTCAGCATATAACCGTCCCGGACAGATGTATCAGGAAGGAACAGCATTTTAGGTGTAAGTCTCATCCTGATCTGTTTACCGACTCTGTTCTGGATAAATCCGGCAGCATGATTGAGAGCAGCAACGCTCTTTTTCAGCTTAGCCTCACCTTCCAGCCCCGAAACATATAGCTTCGCGGAGGAGAGATCATTAGAAACCTTAACAGATGTAATAGAGAGTAGAGTGTTGATCCTGGGATCTTTAAGTTCCTGATTCATTATCAGAGTACTCACCTGTTCCCGGATCAGACTTTCAACCCGTTTCATTCTCAAATCATTCACTGGCCGTAGGTTCTCCCAGCTTTTTGGCTATCTCTTTCATTTCAAAGACTTCAAGTTCGTCACCGACCTTGATGTCATTAAAGTTTTCAACGGAAAGACCACATTCAAATCCTTCACGGACTTCCTTGGCATCATCCTTGAAGCGTTTCAGCGATGCTAAAGCTCCTGTATAGACCTGGATTCCTTCACGGATTACATGGACACTGCTTTTTCTGGTAACAATACCTGAAGTAACCATACAACCTGCAATAACTCCGATCTTGGGAACCTTGAAAGTTTCACGGATTTCAACCTTACCAACAACCTGTTCTTCCAGATCGGGTGTCAGCATTCCTTCCATGGCAGTCTTAATATCTTCTACCGCATCATAAATGATGTTGTATTTTCTGATTTCCACTTTTTCCCGTTCCGCAACCATCTGGGCTTTAGGAGTGGGTCTTACATGGAAACCGATAATAATTGCGCTGGAGGCAACAGCCAGGTTAACATCATTTTCGATGATGGCACCGGCAGCTGCATGCTTACAGACAAGTCTGATTTCAGGAGTACTGAGTTTTTCAAGAGCCTGCTGCAGAGCCTCTACAGATCCGTGCACGTCACCCTTGATGATAACATTGAGTTCCTGAACAGATCCGGACTGAATTGAATCATATAGGTTATCCAATGTGATTTTCTTCACATTTTTAGCACCTTCAAGTCTTCTCAGTTCCTGACGTTTGTCACCGTACTGACGGGCAATCTTTTCATTTTCTGTTACCTGGAAGGGATCACCTGAATTAGGTATCCCCGTAAATCCAAGGATTTCTACTGGCATTGAAGGTGTAGCTTCTGTAACTTTATCACCCTTATAGTTAAACATTGCTCTTACTTTACCGGAGAATACACCGGCAACGAAACAGTCTCCAACTTTAAGGATACCACGCTCAACAAGTACTGTAGATACAATACCACGTCCCTGATCAACCTTGGATTCAATAATCTTACCTTCGGCTCGGCAATCCCAGTTTGCTTTCAGTTCAAGCATTTCAGATTCAAGTATCAGTATATCAACAAGATTCTGAACACCTTCACCTTTCAGTGCTGAAAGTTCAACAAACTGTGTAGTACCACCCCAGCTGTCGGGCATAAGATTATACTCAGACAACTGCTGTTTAACCCTGTCGGGATTAGCATCGGGAAGGTCCATCTTGTTTACTGCAACAACGATGGGAACTTTCGCATCCTTAGCATGGTTGATGGCTTCAATTGTCTGGGGCATAACACCGTCATTAGCGGCAACAACCAGTACAACAATATCCGCAACCTGTGCACCACGGGCTCTCATCAGAGTAAACGCCGCATGACCTGGAGTATCCAGGAAGGTCAGATCCTGATTAGCTTTTGTCTTGATGGTATAGGCACCGATATGCTGTGTAATACCACCATGCTCAGAAGACACTACATCCGTATCCCGCAGGGCATCTAGAAGTTTTGTCTTACCGTGGTCGACATGACCGACAACTGCGATGACAGGAGGTCGGGTCTTGAGATCAGTTTCTTCATCTTTTTCAGTATCAATAATAGTTTCATCATAAAGAGAAACGATTTTAACCTTACAATTATAGTCATCTGCCAGAATGGTAGCTGTTTCAGCGTCTATTTGCTGATTTATAGTTACCATCATTCCCATTCCCATGAGTTTGGAAATAAGATCCGATGCCTTGAGGTTCATCTTTCTGGCGAGTTCGGAAACTGTTACTACTTCCATGATATCGATTTCTTTCGGAACCGGGTTGGTAGTATTAATAGTCTTTTTCTTTATCTGATACAGTTTCTCTGTATTCTGTTCACGTTTTTTCTGATAGTTTCTGGGTCCGCCCTTCTTACTCTTAAAGAACTTCTTAGGAGCTGATTTCTGCGCATCGGAAATAGATTCCTTAGGTGCGCCGCCTCCACCGGGTCTGAAACCGCCTCGGTTAGGAGCACCGCCCTGACCCTGGGGTTTGAAACCGCCTCTATTGGGAGCTCCGCCCTGAGCGCCCTGGCCCTGGGGTCTATAACCACTACCCTGAGCACCCTGGCCCTGGGGCCTGTAACCACTGCCCTGAGGTCTGTAACCACTGCCCTGACCGGCCTGACCACCCTGAGGTTTATATCCACCCTCTCGCTGAGGTCTGTAACCGCTGCCCTGACTTACCGGCGGCTTGTAACCACCTTCAATCTTAGCTCTAAAACCGCTGCCCTGACTCTGAGGTCTGTAACCGCTGCCCTGACTCTGAGGTTTGTAGCCGCCCGGGGTCTGGGGTCTGTAACCGCTACCCTGAGACTGGGGTCTGTAACCACTGCCCTGGGACTGGGGTCTATAACCACCCTGACCTTGACTCTGACCTTGACTCTGGTTCGGACTCTGGTTCTGGCTCGGACTCTGAACCGGACTCTGAGTCTTGCCTTCTTCGCCTTGATTGCGGTCAAAATTTCTACCGCCGGGCGCATAATTCCCTGCTCTACCGGGAGTAGTTCTGGGTTTTTCACCACTCAGATTCCCTGCCCGGCCTGTACCACCGCGACTTGAGTTGTTCACTCTATCGGGATTACGGGGCTGAGCCGGTCTTCTGACGGGAGCACCGGTTCCGGCAGCGGGAGTAACTGCTGCCTTAGGTTCCGCAGCGCTTGCAGCCGGAGTTGCATCCGGAGTTGCAGCCGGAGTTGCAGCCGGAGTTGCAGCCGGAGTTGCAGCCGGAGTTGAAGCCGGAGCTTCAGCCGCTTTTTCAGGAGCCTTGATATCTTTTGTAGCCACGACCTTGTGGGCCTTTTTGACTACTACTTTTTTCTTTACAACAACAACCTTTTTCTTGGAATCTGAGGATTCTTTTATAGGAGGTGCTACATCTGCCTTTTTATGCTTAATGAGTGTTGCTTTAGGTTCTTTTTTTTCTAAATCTTCTGACATATGCCACCTTATTCCTGATTGTCATCTTCAGGAGCATCCTGACTGGGTTCTTCCTCAACGGAATTTACCTCTACGGAATCCTCTTCTTCAGATTCATCCTCGCCATCCTGCTCGACTTCTTCTATCTCAAAACTCAGTCCGACTCCACAGCTGGGACATGCTGTCATATCAAGGGTGATGGCTGCTCCACATTCGGGACATTCATACGCCTCATCCTCTTCAATGACATCTTCTTCCAGTTCTTCGTCACTGTCGCTTTCCACTATTTCCACATTATCATCAATGATTCCTCTGATAAGAGCAACATCATCATCATGGATTCCATCAAAAGACTTGAGATCTTCCAGATTCATGTTAACCAGAGTTTCAATCAGATCAATACCATTTTCTCTTAGAATTGCAGATACTCTTTCAGGAATATCGGGAAGTTCTTCGATGCGTGTAATTTCCTCATCGTTTCCTTCATCCATATTAAAGAGTTCGGATGCTGCTCTGGAGATTTCCTGAGACATATCCATTTCTTCGAACTGCTCTTCTGTCTTAACATCAATGCTCCAGTCCACAAGACGGTTGGCCAGACGGACATTAAGTCCCTGCTTACCAATGGCAAGTGACAGCTGCTGCTCAGGTACAATTGCCAGAGCCTGGCGTTTCGCACCGTCAACAACGACGACATCGATCACCTCTGCAGGAGACAAAGCATTTTTAATAAATGAGATAGGATCGGCATCAAACTTAAGGATGTCAATCTTCTCACCTTCCAGCTCTCTTACGATAGCCTGAATTCTTACACCCTTTAGACCGACACATGCTCCTACCGGATCTACATCTTCTCTATTGGATGAAACAGCGATTTTGGTTCTGTAACCCGCTTCACGAACAATTTTATGTACTTCAATAGTATTGTCGTAAATCTCAGGAACTTCCAGTTCAAATATCCGTTTAACAAAATCTGAATGGGTTCTTGAAAGAACGATCTGTAATCCTGAAGGTGTTTTATTTACTTCACAAATAAGCGCCTTAATTCTGTCACCCTGATTATATTCTTCTCTGGGAGACTGGAATCTCTTGGGAAGGATACCTTCAGTTCTTCCAAGGTCTACAAAGATATTACCGTTCTTTTCTCTCTGATAATAACCGATGATCATCTCACCGACTTTATCCTTGAACTCAGAGTAAAGGGTATCTTTCTGTATCTCTCTTAGATCCTGACGTGCTCTCTGCTTTGCAGACTGTACAGCCAGACGGTCAAACTCTTTGGGATCAATTTCAATAAGAAGCTCATCACCAAGTTCACTTTCCTCGTTGTATTTTACAGCATCTTCAATAAGAATCTCACAGACAGGATCATAGTAATCATCCTCTTCCACAATTCTTTTCTTTGCATAAATAGTCACATTTGAGTTATCATCTGTGAAACGAACAATAGCGTTGTCGGAAGTTCCGAACTTTCTCTTGTATGCCGCCATCAAAAAGTCCTCAATTGTACTGAGAACTAATTCTTCTGTAATGCCTCTTTCCTGCTGCAGCTGACGTATTGATTCAGCGAAATCTGATGTCATAGCTTAACGGGCCTCCATTGTATAATCCAGTTTTCCTTTCCTTACGGAATCCAGAGAAAATGATTTATTTTCATCGCCGACTTTTAGAATCAGAGTTTTACCATCTGACTCCTCGATTTTTCCAGAAATCCAATCATTTTGATCCTCAAGGAGGATTTTGACGTATTTGCCCTGAAAAATGGCGTATTCTCGTGCACCTTTAATTCTCCGGTCTATACCGGGAGAAGTGATTTCCAGAGAAAGGTCCCTTGATTCAACAAGAAGATCCAGACGGGGACGTAATACTTTGTGAACATCCTCACAGACTCTGAGAGAAACACCTTCCTCTTTGTAAACGACCAGACGGACATTATATACCTGCTTGACGACAGCCGCATTGGCTTCAACAAGAGCAATACCCATTGTGTTTAATACAGGTTCCAGATCTTTAATAATTCTGGAGCTGATATCATTCAAATATTTCCTGCCTCTTACGCATCCTAAAGTACCCTCTGAAATAAAAAAAGTACAAAAAAAAGAGCCTTAGAGGGGCTCTTCACTTCGGATGCCATTTAATTTGTGATTAATATACCAAGTGCGCAGGATAGTGTCAACAAGAGAAGGGGTTCATAAATGGATGATGGGGTCTATATTACGGAGCAAAGAACCAGTGCCGACAGCTCTCCCGTATACTTTTTTCCCAATAGCTCAGCAGCAGCGCTGATTGTTGCACCGCTGGTAAAGATGTCATCAAATAGAATAACTGCCCTGAAACCCTCTAATTTAACCGTAGAGTCTTTGTAGCGGAGAATTTTCTTCATATGTTGTTCCCTCTCCTCAAAGCTCAAAGTCTTCTGCTGAATTCTGTCTGTCCTCTCAAGAATTCTTTCAATTCTTATCCTATAACTTCTCTTAAGGGTTTTACAGAGTAGATCCACCTGATCCCAGCCCTGATCCCGAAATTTCCCCCTCCTGGGGGGCACGGGAACAAGAACTGCATCAAGGAGCCCCTCTTTTTTTAAATACTCATATATAAGTGATGCGAAAAAGAAGCGGAGACAGGGCATTTTTCCAGATTTGAACAGGGTAAGCAGTTCCTTCATATATGAATTGAAATATGAAATAGAGTGCAATTGCTCCACACCGGGAACAGAGTGACAGAATGGACAGAACTGAGGATCATTTGAAAGAAGAGGCTGAGAGCATCGGGGACAGAGAGTTCCCTTTTTCAAACTGCTATGTTTAATATGATCCTGACATTCAAAGCACAGACCGCTTCGCCCGTCATCAGGGCTCCCGCAGAGATAACAGCTTCTATTTTCAAGAATTGACAATATATTCATGACTCTCTGACGGAAGGAATCGATCTGACACTTCTATTTTTTTAGATTTTCCTGGAGAGAGTTGAGAACATTGAGGGCTTCAAGAGGAGTCATACCGCTTATATTGACTGATCTGAGCTGATCAAGGACCATCTCATCGGGACTGAAGAGATCCTGCTGTTCCTGAACAGTCACGGCTTCGGGAACATTAAGAACGTCACCTTCTTTCTGTAATTCCATAGACTTGAGTATCTGCTTTGCTCTGAAGACAACACTGTCCGGCAGTCCAGCCAGTGAAGCAACATGAATACCGTATGAGTTTCCTGCCGGTCCCTCTTTAATTTTTTTGAGAAAGACAATATCTTCACCTGTCTCCTGTACTGTGAGGGACAAATTAACAAGATTATCATGTGAAAGGCTGGTCAGTTCATGATAAT
Proteins encoded in this region:
- the rpsO gene encoding 30S ribosomal protein S15, which translates into the protein MLTKEDKQNVVEEFGTNGTDTGSTEVQIALLTKRIEDLMDHFKSNKKDHASRRGLLKMVGSRRKLLKYLKRKDLESYRSLIAKLGLRK
- the pnp gene encoding polyribonucleotide nucleotidyltransferase; this translates as METFKFQLGEDEIILETGKMAKQANGSVLARCGGSAVMATVCCGSEPKEGLDYVPLSVDYNERYYAAGKIPGGFLKRESRPKDKEILVSRLIDRPMRPLFYKDFGREIQVVPMTVSTDQEHTPDVLGMIAAFAAVMISDIPFNGPVAAVRVASIKGEYIINPTFAQIEEGELDIIVAASNDGICMVEGGANEVSEEMMLGAIQAAEKTLADLCDFLADMAAKCGKEKLPLVEKTIKLEKWDVMYAEAFPQMETAVFMDGKFERRDAIRAIKKAMLAKYEADIPEEQIRLVGDLFEELERVIIRKSIIEKNVRCDKRASDKIRDISCEIDMLDRAHGSALFTRGETQSLGVTTLGSVQDEQIMDDIDGDRRANFMLHYNFPPYSVGETGRLGTGRREIGHGHLAQRAIEGVLPSKEEFPYTIRVVSEILESNGSSSQATICSGSLSLLDAGVPLKRPVAGIAMGLIKEGDDFAVLSDILGEEDHMGDMDFKVAGSEEGITAFQMDIKIPGISIEIMKKALSQALEGRLHILKIMNETISEPSSEVSEFAPSVTSFKVDVDKIGLLIGPGGKNIKGMAEKSGAKINIDEDGTVNVFCREKKGTDMAEAMIRGMIEEPEVGTLYKAVVKRIMDFGAFMEFLPGKEGLCHISKISAERVNNVSDVLKEGQEVEVRLIEVDRMGRINLSVVDALDKNWKSKSGGMNRR
- a CDS encoding ComF family protein is translated as MNILSILENRSCYLCGSPDDGRSGLCFECQDHIKHSSLKKGTLCPRCSQPLLSNDPQFCPFCHSVPGVEQLHSISYFNSYMKELLTLFKSGKMPCLRFFFASLIYEYLKKEGLLDAVLVPVPPRRGKFRDQGWDQVDLLCKTLKRSYRIRIERILERTDRIQQKTLSFEEREQHMKKILRYKDSTVKLEGFRAVILFDDIFTSGATISAAAELLGKKYTGELSALVLCSVI
- the truB gene encoding tRNA pseudouridine(55) synthase TruB, whose product is MIKQKKNDTGIISSPLPVGGGGIIFLHKKPGVTSFQALGRIKKVLNTGKVGHTGTLDKFAEGLLILLTGKLTRMNALITDLDKEYEALIRFGRETDTLDPEGETVAEADPPSLEAIESVIHQFKGEISQTPPRYSAIHIDGRRAHELARSGKEVEMPSREITIHDIEILGYENNDLKLRVHCSKGTYIRSLARDIGTACNSRAYVQELVRTAVGPFSLDTAVDVENFRGPADFYSWEEFFLKLGNSRILTLNELGLKRMKDGIPFRKEFLSVPAQDSIVLKNDETEYLLLKDSEGILKAVLEYRDGRYQYKINLCS
- the infB gene encoding translation initiation factor IF-2 gives rise to the protein MSEDLEKKEPKATLIKHKKADVAPPIKESSDSKKKVVVVKKKVVVKKAHKVVATKDIKAPEKAAEAPASTPAATPAATPAATPAATPDATPAASAAEPKAAVTPAAGTGAPVRRPAQPRNPDRVNNSSRGGTGRAGNLSGEKPRTTPGRAGNYAPGGRNFDRNQGEEGKTQSPVQSPSQNQSPNQSQGQSQGQGGYRPQSQGSGYRPQSQGSGYRPQTPGGYKPQSQGSGYRPQSQGSGFRAKIEGGYKPPVSQGSGYRPQREGGYKPQGGQAGQGSGYRPQGSGYRPQGQGAQGSGYRPQGQGAQGGAPNRGGFKPQGQGGAPNRGGFRPGGGGAPKESISDAQKSAPKKFFKSKKGGPRNYQKKREQNTEKLYQIKKKTINTTNPVPKEIDIMEVVTVSELARKMNLKASDLISKLMGMGMMVTINQQIDAETATILADDYNCKVKIVSLYDETIIDTEKDEETDLKTRPPVIAVVGHVDHGKTKLLDALRDTDVVSSEHGGITQHIGAYTIKTKANQDLTFLDTPGHAAFTLMRARGAQVADIVVLVVAANDGVMPQTIEAINHAKDAKVPIVVAVNKMDLPDANPDRVKQQLSEYNLMPDSWGGTTQFVELSALKGEGVQNLVDILILESEMLELKANWDCRAEGKIIESKVDQGRGIVSTVLVERGILKVGDCFVAGVFSGKVRAMFNYKGDKVTEATPSMPVEILGFTGIPNSGDPFQVTENEKIARQYGDKRQELRRLEGAKNVKKITLDNLYDSIQSGSVQELNVIIKGDVHGSVEALQQALEKLSTPEIRLVCKHAAAGAIIENDVNLAVASSAIIIGFHVRPTPKAQMVAEREKVEIRKYNIIYDAVEDIKTAMEGMLTPDLEEQVVGKVEIRETFKVPKIGVIAGCMVTSGIVTRKSSVHVIREGIQVYTGALASLKRFKDDAKEVREGFECGLSVENFNDIKVGDELEVFEMKEIAKKLGEPTASE
- the dut gene encoding dUTP diphosphatase, whose protein sequence is MDTVAVKLTGPEDMMPHYGTEDSAGADLRACVDSPVTLAPGERKLIPTGLRMAIPSGYEGQVRPRSGLAVKKGLTVLNTPGTIDADYRGDVMVILINLGREDVVIERGERIAQLIIAPVTRADFQFTDNLEDTARGSGGFGSTGVK
- the nusA gene encoding transcription termination factor NusA, encoding MTSDFAESIRQLQQERGITEELVLSTIEDFLMAAYKRKFGTSDNAIVRFTDDNSNVTIYAKKRIVEEDDYYDPVCEILIEDAVKYNEESELGDELLIEIDPKEFDRLAVQSAKQRARQDLREIQKDTLYSEFKDKVGEMIIGYYQREKNGNIFVDLGRTEGILPKRFQSPREEYNQGDRIKALICEVNKTPSGLQIVLSRTHSDFVKRIFELEVPEIYDNTIEVHKIVREAGYRTKIAVSSNREDVDPVGACVGLKGVRIQAIVRELEGEKIDILKFDADPISFIKNALSPAEVIDVVVVDGAKRQALAIVPEQQLSLAIGKQGLNVRLANRLVDWSIDVKTEEQFEEMDMSQEISRAASELFNMDEGNDEEITRIEELPDIPERVSAILRENGIDLIETLVNMNLEDLKSFDGIHDDDVALIRGIIDDNVEIVESDSDEELEEDVIEEDEAYECPECGAAITLDMTACPSCGVGLSFEIEEVEQDGEDESEEEDSVEVNSVEEEPSQDAPEDDNQE
- the rbfA gene encoding 30S ribosome-binding factor RbfA, giving the protein MNDLRMKRVESLIREQVSTLIMNQELKDPRINTLLSITSVKVSNDLSSAKLYVSGLEGEAKLKKSVAALNHAAGFIQNRVGKQIRMRLTPKMLFLPDTSVRDGYMLNQKIEHLLHDKTEEE